Sequence from the Erythrolamprus reginae isolate rEryReg1 chromosome 2, rEryReg1.hap1, whole genome shotgun sequence genome:
aaatttgtctttccccctgGTCttgggtgacccctgtgaaacagttgttcaaccctcaaaggggtcccaacccccaggttgagaactactgctttACAGCATCTCTGATATACATACCGTGAGTCTCATTTTGGAGGCTGACAAGAAAGAAGAAGGCATAAATTATATACCCAAGAACATTATGTGGCCAAGCAAGTTATTTCTCTGAGGGCAGCAGGAATCATTTTAGGGGCACTCCTGATAACAAATACACAATTCTACACTCTAATGACAGAGGTCAAAAGATGGGActgaaaaaaaccaaacataattAATCACAAATTTTATAGGTACAGTTTTACTAAAAGAATGTTTACCAAATGTGAATGAAGACTGCAGCTTGTGAATAATACCTGAAAATATTAATTTCAAGATAGCATAACTGATCAATTTTTAACCAAAGCTATAAGAAACTACTCAAAGCACATTTGTTCCAAGTTGTAAGTAGATACAAAAAGAATCTTACATCTGTTAGAATACGTTTTCAGCACTTACAGATCTATCCTATATATatctatgtgtgtgtgggggaggagATTCTATGGTTTAGAGGAATTGTTCCTGGATCAGTAAGAATACAATTCTGCAACCATACCTAAAGAAAGTTGGAGCTTTAAATAGGGTGGATAAAGAATAGGTGACAAAGTAAAAAATACAATTCCTCATATCTTATGTTCCTTAGGACTATCCTACTTGATGTAAACCACAATGTGTTACAaaacaaaaagtatttaaaagttGCCCTTTTTAAAACTAGTTTTCACATATTTTACATGGCAAAGAGAACAAACATTATCAAGACAAGGGGACAAAAAATTGCATTAGGAATAAAGAGAATAGGTGGGTTTCTATAGAATTTActcccaaaatatttatttattgtatttatatgccgctcactccaaacggactctgagtggctataGTATGTTCATCTGTGCTTTCCTTTATATATTAGGAACTACAATTCCAACCAGTCAATGGTCAAGAATTATGAGTGATCTAATCTATAATTTCTAAAAGGCACAAAGTCTTTTATCACTCGAGATAAGAGTGACACCGATTGCTTTGGGTGGCTGAGAAGTGATTAACCTGAATTTACAGCAGCAGTTTTGAGATGGTTTCTCCACAGCAATACAgtatttacactgctcaaaaaaataaagagaacagttaaacaacacaatataactccaagtaaatcaaacttctgtgaaatcaaactgtccacttaggaagcaacactgattgacaattaatttcacaggctgttgtgcacattcaattttgtacagaacaaaacattcaatgagaatatttcattcattcagatctaggatgtgttctttgagtgtttatttttttgagcagtgtattaaatTCCATTGCCACTCATATCCCTGATAAGGCAAGTCTGGTTATAAATCTCTTGAGAGTGCGGTTTTGTATCTACCTGCCAGTGCTTGTCCAGTTGGAATTCCAGAAAGAAATTTTAGATTTTCATTTCCTTAACAACATCTTATAGGTGGCCAAACTGACtcaacaaaaatagaaaaaatagaaggcAAACTGGCCCATAATTATAACTCTGTTGCAAAATTTATTAACATGGTGCCACACGGTGTTAGGAACTGACATTGTCTCTTGTAATCTAAAAAACAAGATTCCATGGTTCATTCTACTGTGAGCAACATAGtaggaacattttgatttggaaaACATGTATTACCATAAAATGATTGCTACAGTCTTGGCAGAGACAAGAACAAAATGAGTATCCATAAAATGCTTTTCCTGGAAACATTGCCCTTGTGAACTGTTTTCCAGAATACTTCCATGCAATCTCTCTAGAATTCCAAAGTTCTTGCACAATTTTTGATACTGCTGCAGCTTACCTTCATCCTTTTGTTAGGCAGTTCCAATTGTAATTCTTACTTATGGGACAGTTACTTATGGGACACAGCcaattatcatttttattttccaacaAAACATGAAATCCATGcatcattttttaaagtaaaaaataatgcTGGATTCTGCACTATACCAGTATTACAGTGTCTTACAGTgttgtaagaaaaaaaatgtttttaggaATTGGGGCACTACATAAGAGAGGAAATTTAGATCTTTGTGAAGTCTCTGACATTTTTTCCCCAATTGTAACTATTATTTATGGGACGCAATATACACATTACATGGTAGACATGTTAATTAAAAGGAGAAATTAATCCTATTAAcactataaatacagtgatacttctacttaagaacttaatttgttgcgtgaccaggctcttaagtagaaaagtttgtaagtagaagcaatttttcccataggaataaatgtaaaagcacataatgtgtgcaaacccattaggaaagaaataaaagctcagaatttgggtgggaggaggaggaggacagtcgctggccAGAGTGAAGGTAGCGttacttttctctgggcactctgggcactggcagaggtttattctctctccaagcgcccagagaaaggaaatttgctttgttcgctctggactaccaaaacctccttaagtgccatcaaaaggctcctttggaagcccagaaaagcccgaaatggccaggattaaaaggggaatgacaggaaactggctgggccttcgtgccgctctcaaatttcctgggaaatttttccgggctcaggttcttaagaagaaaatggttcttaagaagaggcaaaaaaatcttgaacacctggttcttatctagaaaagttcttaagtagaggcaccactgtattcctGTTCGCATATCTGGGAACAAGAAGCCATAGGTTCACTGACATGTCCTACAGCAACTGTACCTGCTGAATTGGGTGTTAATGATAAGGCGACAGCCCTCTGGACAGCTTTGACAGAGACACACTTTCATGTGAAGCGTTACCCCTTGGAAATTTGGGTCCAGAGCATCATAGCTCCTTCTGGGTTTAGGCTGCTTGCGGAAGACTTTCCTCTTGCCTCTCTTTGACTCAGAGACTTGGGTCAGTCTGGGCTCTTCCACACAAGCTCTCCACAACTGGTGACTACTATGGTCTTTAGAGTGGGCAATGGGAGACCTCTCACGAGCAACCTTCCCAGCTTCTGGGGGCTTGACCTGATCTAGGGGTTCCAAGTTAAGGCTGGAGCAATGGAGGCTGATGAGAGTCAGAGCATCAGCGGGCGCAAAAGGCACTAGGGGAGAGGGGAAACAATTGCACTGGGGTCCACAGACACCATGGGAACAGTTGCACTGGGGTCCACAGATGCTGTGGATGGAACGCACAGCCTGGCCCAGctgccacggaggcttctctggGTTACTACTGATTAGCTGTGCTTGGGGCAGCAGCTGTGTACTCTCCCGCAGGAAGTCCAGCGCTTTGCTATCTGGCATCTGAACGCAACAATCCATGTTGTTGAAAGGCTCGAACCTGCAGGAAAGGAgagtaagtaaaaaaaaaaaagagtattgAGTGAACCAAGATGGAGATTGTGATGGTGTGTTTATAAAAGGGTGGGGTACTTACTCCAAACTCTCTTTCTTCCACATGCATCAACTAAGGAGTGCCCCTACATAAAAATACTAGCAATTTCAcacctattttaaaatgtatagacAGTTCTTCTAAAAACATTTTAGTAGTTTCCATGAAAAAGTTATCTTAGGATAGTTTTTTAGAGGACTCTGTCCCAAATATTTGTGTAATACTTCTGTAATTTTTCTGTCATCATTGTGTGCTAtcataaattgattgattgattggatttatatctcTCCCCATTCCTGGAGGACTCTTGGTGTCTTACAGCCCGAAACAATGATATAAATACcccttaaatataaaatatccCCAAAACAGTACAATATAAAACTTAAAATCAgcacaacaatttaaaacccacaaaaTCCCATATAAGACGCTCTCCTAGCATccattcaaattttaaaaaattatgcatCTACCGTCTTaaagttttttcttttaaaaaaatcccaaacctatgaaaaagttcagaatttttatttgaaaaattatctGGAGCATTTAACTACTTAATTTTGTCTACTTAATTGTTCTGTAGCCAGCTAAAGGCCCTGTAAATTTATTGCAGCACCTAAACAATGCATTCCAACAACTGATGAACAGTTTAATGTCAATGAACTGAGTAGACATATAGATTCTCTAAAGTTTTATGATCTATATATGACTTATTTTCAACAAACATACTGCTCAAATGGATTTCAAAAGAAAAGACATCTAGTAATACAGTAATTAAATCTCAAGCATCTATAAGCATGTCAGTGATTATGGCTTGTTAATATGTTCGTTTAGCAATAAATTTATTTAGCAATAAACTGGTTTTAGGACTTTTTAAGTCCAGACGTTTTGTGCCCTAAGTCTACAGAATACCACAGAACTGTTGTttgcccaaataaataaatactttttccaAGTATTCTTCCACAATATACTTTGATTGACTGAATGTGAGtgattggcttttttaaaaaaaagaaatggggttttagtatgttttaattttagatttctatatgttatgtattcacttttgttgtgagaactctaataaatagataaaataaataaatattctccccATCCCGATAATCCCATGAGTATTCTAAATCTATGAAGTCGGTAGGTGGCGCACCACCTGACTGCGAACACATTTACTAGTAGCCTTGAAAAGTCGACGGGATCTGCGACCGCCCTGCCTCAAGTATCCCATCCTTTGAACAAGATTTCCTAGTTTCCCTCAGTTCTCCAGCCTCCAATACAGGACTTCTTCGGGAACTAATTTCCTGAAAAGCACGTCTGCCATCTCGAGAGAGGCACCAATCCTTGCCATGAGCCCTTTTCCCCTCGACATGAAACTGAGGGGAGCGCTCCCACTTCCCCAGTCTCGTCCAgtaattcctcctcctcctgtgggAAGGCTCCCCTTTTTTCCACATCCAGGCCAGTTACTGAGGCGGCTGAACAAGAGCCCCTCCCCCCTGAGtcagtgaggggctaccaaaatttttactaccacattgtgggcggggcttatgcaggacgccctgcattttctttcaacatctgtcagtgcagattgggtgctctggggtggagctccattttcactaccccctcctcgtccgggcagtaacccacccctgtccCCCTCCCTACTGAGCTtggcctcctctccctccccctccaagGAAACCCACCTAAAGTTTCCCGCCCCTTCGGCTGCCCACATTTGTGAGAGGGTCCCCGCGCGGGGTTCCCGCTTGAAAGTGCCTAATTGACCAATGGTAATCAACCCTGCTGGGGCTCGCGCCGCTAGCGTGGCTGGAGCGTGCTGGGGAAGACGCAGTCCCCTTCCCTCTACACCACACTGCGGCCGCTTGGCTCTAAAAGCCGAGCCAGGACCGCCGCCTTGCTGGGCAATAAACCCCAACCACATTGtatattattaaaagaaataagccGAGAGCCATTGCGCATCTTTGCGGACGTCCCCTCGACGTGCGTTAGTGAGGGTCAATCCTAAACTTCTCTTTCTTGGGGTTCAACCCTGGTTTGATTCTTCGAGGTGCTAGAAGCTCATTCGGACCCTACTGCTGAGGGGGCGCGATCAAGCTAGGAGGAGCTTTCCCGGATGGCGAAGTGATCCGGGATCCCCCTTTTCTTTTCGGGATGTCAGTCAGGGCTCACCTGAATCCTCTGGCCGCGCTGGTTTCTGACTCGAAGTCCCCTACGACAGAGACCGGGTTGTAACTGGACTCGACCTCTAGGCAAGGAGGGCAGAGCAGTTCCTGCAGGACCGAGAAGTCCGGGGTTTGCCCTTCCAGGAAAATATCCCTCTCCATGACCAAACTAGTCCGCAGTGAGGACCTGACGCCGATCGCCTCCTTTAAAGGCGCAGAAGTCAACCTTTCAATGAAGGTGCTAAATTGGATACACCTGGGAGCCCACTTATTAAAGGGGAAATCTACTGGGTTTTAGGCGAGGTCGGTCAGAAGAGAAGAAGATGAAGCTTGGTGCTCAACTCAAACGTTCGCAGGATCAAGTCTATTCCCCACAAATATAGACTGGATCCAGAATAGGATTTGTTATCTAAGTGAGGACAACTTTTGTAGAATAACACGTTGGGTGCCTTTACTAGAGTCTGCAagtgatttatttttcttttaacaggAGGAAGATGAATTTGGGAAGCTACTTAGTAGCTTAGTAGATTACCTTGAGTAATCACCATCTAACTCTGGCCCATAAGGAACCAATGCTTTTATTTTAGGGGTTTAAATATGGTTTTTTATCTGTTGTACATTGCCCAGAGTCggtaaggagttgggtggcttataaattcaaAAAATCAAATTCAATTAGGGTAAGAGGCTTCATCTGGAGTTAAATGGAACCTCCCAGTTCAGATATTGTGTATTTTTGAAAAACAGGAGAAGCATCCCTGCTTGCTTTGCTTTAGAGCTCAGCATTTATCTAAATACATTTAGCATTGTTTCTCTCTTTGTCACTTttagataaattaaaaatatgattttcttTATGCATTGTATTTGATGATAATTAACTGTAGGCAAGTGTATAGTGTTCATTGATGAGTGTTTGGATTGTTTCATTTTCAATTATCTGTATTGTTCATCTGAAATAGATGAAATGGTGAAACTCGCAAGTATAGGTGCCCCTATCAATCACAGTTTCTGTCAAAAATTGAAAAGTTTATCAAATGTAGGGCTGATCCTGCTCTTTTAGAATAGAGCTAGCAACTTGTTTCAGGTAGCATAAAGAAGAGAAGTGGGAGCAATAGTAAGAACTGGTGTCTACATGGTGCATTTTTAAGCAGAGTTTTGAAGGGGTTGAAGCTATAACCCACAAAGATATATTTGTAAAATTACACAGGTTTGAATGCATTGAATTCCACTCTTATTGAATTTTTATGGATGCACTTCACATTTACAGCCAAATTTAAGTTTGTGAAACCTTTTAATTTTCAAGATTTCTAAGTCATGATCATCAAGACTTAATCAAGTCTTATAACTCTAGATACAGGTAGTCTGCAATTTACAACCATACAACACCCTCCttgcccaagcagaagaccctataccagtgatggagacccttttttttccttgggcgccgaaagagtgtgggtgagcactatcgcgcatgcatgaatgcccacacccataattcaatgcctgggggaggcaaaaacagcttcccccgccccctggaggttctctggaggctggaaactacctgtttcccaacttctggtgagcccagtagactagtatttctctctccccaggctccaaaggcttccctggagctggagcaaGGTAAAAAAgctcttcccccaaccccctggaggatttctggaagccaaaaatgccctcccagagcctctgtgagccaaaaatcagctggccggcacacacatgcacattggaactgagctcgGGCAACAGCTTGGGTACCAACAGATATGgccctgtgtgccacctgtggtacccatgccatagattcgccatcactgccctataccatttcagacaagtgactgtctctttaaaacctccaatgatgaagcagcCATAACTTCTGATGGCAAGTTGATTTATGATGCCTGCAGTGCCCAAGATCAGGTGGTCACCATCTTTCCAGCTAGCTTCTGacaaaatgggggtgggggagagctaaatttgattaacaattgtggcaaaagtAGTAAAACTTGATGCAATTAACCTTACCCAAATTGattccaattgtggttgtaatttgaaaatatttgtaAAGAGAACCCAATTAAATGAACCAAAAACGTGCTTGTTCTTTGATTTATTGAGGAAAATAAATCTCAATATTTATTGAGTTACAaattttggtgtgtgtgttatCAATTCATTTGAAGTGGAAATTAAAACCAGCTGTTTCAATTAAAGCAATAATTGGGTGTGATTGGGAGAAGTCCTcccttatttaaaaaagagaaatgtgGGTCTTCACTAGCAAAGTTTAATCTTCACTATACAAATAGGTGGAAATATGTCATAACTCAAATGATGATTTCTGAAGTTCTCTGAAAAGGCATCTCTCCACGAAAGAAATGCTTACCATTTTGGAAAAGTTTACAAAAGAATTTCCAAAGATCTTGGATTCTATCACTCCAGTCAGGCAGATTGGTTACAGAGGGAGGCAATCCAGTGCTGCTGCTAACCTCCCTAGGAGTGGTTAATCAATCAAGATCACACCAAAAGCAAGATGTGTAATAGGTCTCACAGAACTCAGGAACTCAAAGAATCCTAAGAACTAAAGGCCACTCTCGCATTGGCAAATATGAGTGTTCATGAAACTATCATTAGGAGGACACTGAACAACAATGGTGTATACAGCAGAGTTGCAACGATAAAGATTGCTGCCTATTTAAAGTTTGGGAAAGGCCATGCACATGTCAGAAATCCATTGAGATATGTTCTCTAGATAGATGGGACCAAAAGATAAATGAAAAGCATTTTTGGCaaagaataccatatttttcagagcataacacaccattttctccctaaaagaggctgataatttgggtgctgcTTATCCTCTGAAtgttgctttttttccccagtcctaactagctgctatcttcccagctcttaccttgcagactctttcattgtttctctctgcgaataatgttttccaagccctatgtctttgcagggttttttccattgctctacttgctccaaatgtctttccaggtgctaatgatgttcccagctcttactggtttgcaagctttcattgttaagtctctcagaataaaaaaaaaattaagcccttatccaggagataaaataatgtgctgaagctgaccagtctAAGGACgttagtcagatgaatacctggtaagcagattattttccctattttcctccccaaaaactaaggtgcgtcttatactctgaaaaatacagtaaatgctgTGTTTCAGTCTAAGAACTTTGTCCCTTTTGTGAAACCAATACCATAGTTTGAGTCAGGGAAGGGACTACATATTCTGAGTTATATCAGCATGTTCTACAGAACCATGCCAGAATACCTGTCTATGAACTGAGGCTCAAGAGAAAGCGAGTCATGCAATAAGACaaccaccccaaaatacagtaatactatTGTCAGATACAAATGTGTGTGGATATTTTTCCTCAATGGGTAAGTATAATGATttgattcatttgtttgtttaggtTCTCTTTATGTATTTTTAGGATTTCTGTAAAGAGATGACCTTTCAGATCATACTTATGCGGAAATACTGAAAATTCAACAGGTCACAAGCTTTCAAGCATCACTGTATACTCTTCATATTCACTTTCATATTAGCctttttttagatatttatgaactttttaaTTGCATAAAAGACCAatctaaatacaggtagtcctcgacatacagcagttcacttagtgaccaaagttacaatggcactgaaaacaacttatgacaatttttcgtACTTATGACCctggcagcatccccatggtcatgtgattcacaTTTGGATACTATAATGAATgcaatgtcccagagtcatgcgatccccttttgtgaccatcaaacaagcaaagtgaatgggaaaaccagattcatttaacaaccatgttactaatttaagaattgcagtgattaatttaataaaaaattaagTGGAGGGAAGAGTTGTAAAATAggcaaaacacacttaacaaatttatttatcaaCTTAAACTTTGGGCTtgattgtggttataagttgaggaccacctgtatgatGATCTAGGAAGGTTCATAGATGGTGcgtagaatgaaaaaaaatggttttgCTGAAAATGTTACAGTGTCAGAAAGAGCTACAGTCCTGGTCACTAGATAAGaaattttttgttgctaagtgagacatttgctaagtgaattttggcccattttatgtCCTTTTGAGTCatagttgttaagtcaatctcTGCAATAGTTTGGTAATTCAGTTCAGTGAACCTAGcttgcccattgactttgcttgtcagaaagtagcaaaggtgatcacgtgatctCAGAACAGTGCAATATTAATGTGAATCAGTCCCCAAGCATTTGAATTCTGattatgtgaccatgaggatacgGCGATGGCTTTGTGAAAAACAATAGTGAGAcacttttttttccagtgcttttgtaactttggtcactaaatgaactgttcaaAGGTTATGGGTGTTGTAACCAGCCTTTGGAGGAGCACAAGTTGCTCCAACCATTTTGACAGTATAAAACTTACCTGAATAACAGATTAAGCTTCTCCCAACGACTACTTAAATCAATAAAAGCAAATTCATCATTTATAATGCTGAGCCAATCTAGTGGTTGTAGGGATAAACTCTTTCCACTGCAATGAAAGTATctagacaataataataaagacacTATCTATATATAAACACACCCCCCCCTGAAAatgtgttttttctctctctaaaaaTGGAATAGCATGCTGCATGTCCTGTAACTATCAAATGACTCTACTCTGATAGCTGAAAATGCAAAAGATTCACCAGCCCAAATAATAAGTCATGGAGTAAAAGAATAAGCATAGTAAAGAAATAACCTGCAGACTAACTTTTACAGAGCCTTTGGAAAAGCTATTCAGATCCTGTAATGTGTCTATACCTACAAAATTCAGAATAGCACAGTAAAGGTATTGTCTGCGAAAGTCTATGGGAAGTAAAAGTTGAACTTTGAAGAAGCAGGACAGAAAGAATATTGACTCTTTTGAAGTTTGGTATTGAAAAAGTGTCCAAAAATCTGCTTCAGAGTTCTGTCTATAATGCTTTTAAGTGGCTGTGCAATTACAAGAACAAAAGATTTAACCAATTAAGAAATTGCACATAGTTGCTACAGTTGTGCTCCTGAACTCTTCAAACCCCTTTAGAAGGCTGAATCTAAAA
This genomic interval carries:
- the ZGLP1 gene encoding GATA-type zinc finger protein 1 isoform X2; translated protein: MERDIFLEGQTPDFSVLQELLCPPCLEVESSYNPVSVVGDFESETSAARGFRFEPFNNMDCCVQMPDSKALDFLRESTQLLPQAQLISSNPEKPPWQLGQAVRSIHSICGPQCNCSHGVCGPQCNCFPSPLVPFAPADALTLISLHCSSLNLEPLDQVKPPEAGKVARERSPIAHSKDHSSHQLWRACVEEPRLTQVSESKRGKRKVFRKQPKPRRSYDALDPNFQGVTLHMKVCLCQSCPEGCRLIINTQFSRYKKYKIRCFHCWSIPKHGGKPYPHCSNCGGKLGVATAQHKSGKRCGNFVKIYN
- the ZGLP1 gene encoding GATA-type zinc finger protein 1 isoform X1 is translated as MERDIFLEGQTPDFSVLQELLCPPCLEVESSYNPVSVVGDFESETSAARGFRFEPFNNMDCCVQMPDSKALDFLRESTQLLPQAQLISSNPEKPPWQLGQAVRSIHSICGPQCNCSHGVCGPQCNCFPSPLVPFAPADALTLISLHCSSLNLEPLDQVKPPEAGKVARERSPIAHSKDHSSHQLWRACVEEPRLTQVSESKRGKRKVFRKQPKPRRSYDALDPNFQGVTLHMKVCLCQSCPEGCRLIINTQFSSEKFRKKSGVPLAEEYKAGSSEEEGFVPAHRHKCCASCKTRKTPLWRDAEDGTPLCNACGIRYKKYKIRCFHCWSIPKHGGKPYPHCSNCGGKLGVATAQHKSGKRCGNFVKIYN